The sequence below is a genomic window from Paenibacillus silvisoli.
TTCGCTTCCTTCAGCATACTGTTCATTGGATCCCCCGACTTGATTTCGAGCGGCTTGCCTTTGCCTGCTAAATGCTCGAATGCCCCTTTCCGTTCCTGCTCCCGATACATTTCGCTGATCCAATCCTGCGACGACATGCCGGAATTCCAGAATTGTCTGGATGATACGGCCGTGTCTTCGGCCTCCTCTTCCTCCGCCGCTGTTTCGGGTGCAGCCTCGCTCCAATCGGATGACGCTGATGCTGATGCTGATGCTGCCTCCGAATCCGTCCGT
It includes:
- a CDS encoding DnaJ family domain-containing protein translates to MGFWFKRKKKRTDSEAASASASASSDWSEAAPETAAEEEEAEDTAVSSRQFWNSGMSSQDWISEMYREQERKGAFEHLAGKGKPLEIKSGDPMNSMLKEANFLPAWLTLQHEIRDQLQRLLENDSAGITVSALDELNAKISKYNGMVPSPVLQKSKLTRGNMRQQSERWK